Proteins co-encoded in one Ziziphus jujuba cultivar Dongzao chromosome 9, ASM3175591v1 genomic window:
- the LOC107426368 gene encoding rapid alkalinization factor, protein MANSFSHFLVFYLFTIALIISYSTVTATINHRLSWVPMPTSRCQGSIAECMTENELDMDSESNRRILATSKYISYGALQRNTVPCSRKGASYYNCKPGAEANPYSRGCSAITRCRS, encoded by the coding sequence ATGGCCAACTCCTTTTCTCATTTTCTGGTCTTTTACTTGTTCACCATAGCTCTGATAATCTCCTACTCCACTGTCACTGCCACCATCAACCACAGGTTGAGCTGGGTGCCTATGCCAACAAGTCGATGCCAAGGCTCCATTGCAGAGTGCATGACCGAGAATGAATTGGACATGGACTCTGAATCCAATCGTCGTATCTTGGCAACCTCGAAGTACATAAGCTATGGTGCACTGCAGAGGAACACTGTGCCTTGCTCTCGAAAGGGTGCTTCCTACTACAATTGTAAGCCAGGTGCTGAGGCTAACCCTTACAGCCGCGGTTGCAGTGCCATTACTCGTTGCcgcagttaa
- the LOC107426367 gene encoding dol-P-Man:Man(5)GlcNAc(2)-PP-Dol alpha-1,3-mannosyltransferase isoform X2, producing the protein MAGKSTMQRKKSEGLTRKFFKNPKVAFALILLVADAVLVALIIAYVPYTKIDWDAYMSQVNGFLGGERDYSNLKGDTGPLVYPAGFLYVYSAIQYVTGGEVYPAQILFGILYIINLGIILFIYLKTDVLPWWALTLLCLSKRVHSIFVLRLFNDCFAMTLLHAALASIIYQKWHLGLIIFSGAVSIKMNVLLYAPSLLLLMLKAMDISGVISALAGAALVQIVLGLPFIISYPLAYLSRAFNLGRIFIHFWSVNFKFVPEPIFVSKKFAVSLLIGHLVLLIAFAHFRWCKHEGGILKFLQSVIVSLKPRLAHASSSSLKNSHDSGTSLKILKKERTFIAYLTYFGGPNFLLCCV; encoded by the exons ATGGCGGGGAAATCAACGATGCAACGAAAGAAATCGGAGGGATTGACccggaaatttttcaaaaatccaaaAGTAGCCTTCGCTTTGATTTTGCTAGTCGCCGATGCCGTCCTCGTCGCCCTTATTATCGCATACGTCCCTT ATACAAAGATAGATTGGGACGCTTACATGTCACAg GTTAATGGGTTTCTTGGTGGAGAAAGAGATTATAGCAACTTGAAAGGCGACACAGGGCCATTGGTCTATCCAGCTGGCTTTCTCTATGTTTATTCTGCTATACAGTATGTTACAGGAGGAGAAGTTTATCCTGCTCAA ATTTTGTTCGGCATTTTGTACATTATAAATCTGGGAATTATCTTATTCATCTATTTGAAGACTGATGTG CTTCCTTGGTGGGCTCTTACCTTGCTTTGTCTGTCAAAAAGAGTGCACTCTATCTTTGTGCTTCGTCTTTTCAATGATTGTTTTGCCATGACTCTCCTTCATGCTGCATTGGCCTCAATTATTTACCAAAAGTGGCATTTAGGATTAATCATTTTCAG TGGGGCTGTTTCAATCAAGATGAATGTGCTCCTCTATGCTCCGTCTTTACTACTCCTCATGTTAAAG GCTATGGATATCAGTGGGGTGATATCTGCTTTAGCTGGTGCTGCATTGGTACAG ATAGTCTTGGGGCTGCCTTTTATCATATCTTATCCGCTTGCATATTTATCAAGAGCCTTCAATCTTGGGCGCATCTTCATTCACTTTTG GTCTGTTAACTTCAAGTTTGTTCCTGAGCCAATTTTTGTATCGAAAAAGTTTGCAGTATCTTTATTGATTGGTCACCTCGTGTTGCTTATAGCTTTTGCTCATTTTAGATGGTGCAA GCATGAAGGAGGCATTCTGAAATTTTTGCAATCTGTAATTGTCTCTTTAAAGCCCAGATTAGCTCATGCAAGTTCATCCTCCTTGAAGAATTCCCATGATAGTGGCACATCCTTGAAGATTCTCAAGAAAGAAC GTACTTTTATAGCTTACCTTACCTACTTTGGAGGACCCAATTTCCTACTTTGTTGCG TTTAA
- the LOC107426369 gene encoding heat shock factor-binding protein, producing the protein MDGHDGEDQKQSTADMSAFVQDLLQQMQSRFQAMSDSIVTKIDDMGSRINELEQSINDLKAEMGMEGSPSPLAPSKSNPDESKKEEGSA; encoded by the exons ATG GACGGACACGATGGAGAAGATCAGAAGCAAAGCACTGCTGACATGTCTGCTTTT GTGCAAGATCTTCTTCAACAGATG CAATCCAGATTCCAAGCAATGTCTGACTCCATTGTTACAAAGA TTGATGATATGGGAAGCCGCATAAATGAGTTGGAGCAGAGCATCAACGACTTAAAAGCTGAGATGGGCATGGAGGGTTCTCCATCTCCTTTGGCTCCTTCAAAGTCAAATCCAGATGAATCGAAGAAAGAGGAAGGCTCTGCATAG
- the LOC107426367 gene encoding dol-P-Man:Man(5)GlcNAc(2)-PP-Dol alpha-1,3-mannosyltransferase isoform X1 — protein sequence MAGKSTMQRKKSEGLTRKFFKNPKVAFALILLVADAVLVALIIAYVPYTKIDWDAYMSQVNGFLGGERDYSNLKGDTGPLVYPAGFLYVYSAIQYVTGGEVYPAQILFGILYIINLGIILFIYLKTDVLPWWALTLLCLSKRVHSIFVLRLFNDCFAMTLLHAALASIIYQKWHLGLIIFSGAVSIKMNVLLYAPSLLLLMLKAMDISGVISALAGAALVQIVLGLPFIISYPLAYLSRAFNLGRIFIHFWSVNFKFVPEPIFVSKKFAVSLLIGHLVLLIAFAHFRWCKHEGGILKFLQSVIVSLKPRLAHASSSSLKNSHDSGTSLKILKKEHIVTTMFVGNFIGIICARSLHYQFYSWYFYSLPYLLWRTQFPTLLRLILFIGVEFCWNVYPSNVYSSALLFCLHLIVLYGLWSAPSEYPYVTNKELTRNKKK from the exons ATGGCGGGGAAATCAACGATGCAACGAAAGAAATCGGAGGGATTGACccggaaatttttcaaaaatccaaaAGTAGCCTTCGCTTTGATTTTGCTAGTCGCCGATGCCGTCCTCGTCGCCCTTATTATCGCATACGTCCCTT ATACAAAGATAGATTGGGACGCTTACATGTCACAg GTTAATGGGTTTCTTGGTGGAGAAAGAGATTATAGCAACTTGAAAGGCGACACAGGGCCATTGGTCTATCCAGCTGGCTTTCTCTATGTTTATTCTGCTATACAGTATGTTACAGGAGGAGAAGTTTATCCTGCTCAA ATTTTGTTCGGCATTTTGTACATTATAAATCTGGGAATTATCTTATTCATCTATTTGAAGACTGATGTG CTTCCTTGGTGGGCTCTTACCTTGCTTTGTCTGTCAAAAAGAGTGCACTCTATCTTTGTGCTTCGTCTTTTCAATGATTGTTTTGCCATGACTCTCCTTCATGCTGCATTGGCCTCAATTATTTACCAAAAGTGGCATTTAGGATTAATCATTTTCAG TGGGGCTGTTTCAATCAAGATGAATGTGCTCCTCTATGCTCCGTCTTTACTACTCCTCATGTTAAAG GCTATGGATATCAGTGGGGTGATATCTGCTTTAGCTGGTGCTGCATTGGTACAG ATAGTCTTGGGGCTGCCTTTTATCATATCTTATCCGCTTGCATATTTATCAAGAGCCTTCAATCTTGGGCGCATCTTCATTCACTTTTG GTCTGTTAACTTCAAGTTTGTTCCTGAGCCAATTTTTGTATCGAAAAAGTTTGCAGTATCTTTATTGATTGGTCACCTCGTGTTGCTTATAGCTTTTGCTCATTTTAGATGGTGCAA GCATGAAGGAGGCATTCTGAAATTTTTGCAATCTGTAATTGTCTCTTTAAAGCCCAGATTAGCTCATGCAAGTTCATCCTCCTTGAAGAATTCCCATGATAGTGGCACATCCTTGAAGATTCTCAAGAAAGAAC ATATTGTCACAACTATGTTTGTTGGAAACTTCATCGGCATTATATGTGCACGATCATTGCATTATCAGTTCTATTCTTG GTACTTTTATAGCTTACCTTACCTACTTTGGAGGACCCAATTTCCTACTTTGTTGCG TTTAATCTTGTTTATAGGGGTGGAGTTCTGCTGGAATGTTTATCCATCAAACGTTTACTCATCTGCTCTGCTGTTCTGTCTCCATTTGATAGTACTGTATGGTTTGTGGTCTGCCCCATCCGAATATCCTTATGTTACCAATAAGGAATTGActagaaacaagaaaaaatga
- the LOC107426339 gene encoding translocator protein homolog: MDSQSSLKQRTRGEPTPTASKDNRSRRDKRMAMAKRGFRSLAVAVSLPVSLSLLSIYLGGSSNSYAISSKPFWFPPLWALHFTTIASSFLMGLSAWLVWAQGGFHKKPMAAYLYLTQLAFSLAWDPIVFGFGSTRAGLIVCLGMLVALLGCSSAFKQVNPIAGDVMKPCIAWNAFLAIVNFKLIFI; the protein is encoded by the coding sequence atgGATTCCCAAAGCAGCCTCAAACAGCGAACGAGAGGCGAACCTACCCCCACCGCTTCTAAAGACAACAGAAGCAGACGGGACAAGAGAATGGCCATGGCCAAACGCGGTTTTAGGTCTCTAGCCGTTGCAGTTTCCTTACCGGTCTCTCTCAGCCTCTTGTCGATCTACCTGGGGGGTTCGAGTAACAGCTATGCTATTTCCTCCAAACCTTTCTGGTTCCCTCCTCTGTGGGCCTTGCACTTTACCACCATCGCTTCCAGTTTCTTGATGGGTCTCTCGGCCTGGCTTGTCTGGGCTCAAGGTGGCTTCCATAAGAAACCCATGGCTGCTTATCTCTATTTGACTCAGCTGGCCTTCAGTTTGGCCTGGGATCCAATCGTCTTCGGATTCGGATCCACCCGTGCTGGGTTGATCGTGTGTTTGGGTATGCTTGTGGCTTTGCTTGGATGTTCTAGTGCCTTTAAACAGGTGAATCCAATTGCCGGTGATGTTATGAAGCCTTGTATAGCATGGAATGCCTTTTTGGCCATTGTAAATTTTAAGCTAATTTTCATTTGA